The nucleotide sequence ATGACTATCGGTATAAATAGCACTGGTTAAAATTAGCTCATTGCTGCCGATAAGAGTAAACTCTTTGTCCACGAGTCTGACAGTAACGGTTTTAATGCTTTGGTGGCCGATATCGATACCAGTAACGATAGAACTTCTCATTAATTCAGACTCCGAAGATGATTAATTTGCGATAAATATGAATTTATTATTTTCAGAAAAGGTTTACCCAGAGCTATGTGTTAAGCTTGCAGGTAAATGTAGCAGCGTTTAGAAGTTAGCAGCCTCTATTAATCAGGGATTATCCGGTGAAGTTCATAAAGTACTTATTAGTTTTTTCAGTGATTTGCATCATTCTTGGAGTGGGGACAATTATTGGTTTTTACTATTATGTAAAACCAGAGCTTCCGGATGTAGCAACGCTGAAAGATGTTCAGTTACAGACACCTATGCAGGTTTACAGCCGCGACGGCAAACTGATTGCCCAGTTCGGTGAAAAGCGCCGTGTACCTGTTACCTATGATGAAATCCCTCAACAGTTAATTGATGCTCTGATCGCAACAGAAGACAGCCGCTACTACAGCCATCCGGGTATCGACCCCATAGGTATTGTCCGTGCCGCCTTTGTTGTTGCCATTTCAGGTTCAGCCAAACAGGGCGCAAGTACCATCACTCAGCAGTTAGCCCGGAACTTCTTCTTATCCAATGAGAAACGGATTATGCGTAAGATTAAGGAAATCTTTATCGCAGTCCATATCGAACAGCTGCTGACAAAAGAAGAGATCCTTGAACTCTACATTAATAAGATTTTCCTCGGTTACCGCTCCTATGGCTTTGGTGCTGCCTCACAGGTTTACTTCGGCAAAGAGCTGAATGAGCTGACGTTGAGCCAGATAGCAACACTGGCAGGTATGCCAAAAGCACCTTCAACCATGAACCCTATCTACTCGATAGAAAGAGCAACTGTGCGCCGCAATGTGGTTTTAGGCCGTATGCTGTCTGAGAACTACATTACTCAGGAAGAGTATGAACTGGCAAAAGCAGAGCCTCTTGACGGTCATTACTATGGCGCTGAAATTCAGCTGCGTGCGCCGTATATTGCCGAGATCGCCCGCGCCTGGATGCTGGAACGTTACGGTGAAGATGCCTACACATCCGGTATGAAAATTTATACCACGCTGGATTCTAAGCTGCAGAACGCAGCAAAAACAGCCACGGTCAAAAACCTGCTAAGCTACGACGAAAGACACGGTTACCGCGGTGCTGAACAGGAAGTATGGACCGAAGGTAAGCCTGCTCTGTCCGAAGATGAAATGATCAAACATCTTCGCAAGCAGCCAACTTATGGTGATTTGCGTCCGGCAATTGTTACCGGCGTATCCGAAAAGGCTGCTCGCGTACTGATAAAAGATATCGGCTCAGCTCAGATTGAGTGGGACGGAATGAAATGGGCTCGCCGCTTTATTACCGATGAAAAACAGGGGCCGGCTCCTGAAAAAGCCTCTGACATACTAACAACGGGTGAGCAGATCTGGGTCCGCCATCTGACAAAAACTCCGGTTGAAACCACTTATAATGAAGAGCCACAATTTGCCTACACCTGGAAACTGAGCCAGGTGCCAAATGCCAACACCGCATTTGTCGCTATGGATCCGGAAAGCGGTGCCGTACTTTCAATGGTGGGCGGCTTTAACTTTGTTCACAGTAAGTTTAACCGTGCAACTCAGTCTATCCGTCAGGTAGGTTCAGGTATCAAGCCGTTTATCTATTCTGCCGCTCTGGATCACGGCATGACTCTGGCTTCTCTGGTGAACGATGCACCAATTAACCAGTGGGACTCCAGCATGGGCACGGCGTGGAGACCGAAAAACTCACCACCGACTTATGTTGGTCCTGCCCGTCTGAGAATTGGTCTGGCACAGTCTAAAAACGTAATGGCTGTGCGCGTACTGCGTCAGGTTGGTCTTGATGAAACCAGACACTACCTGACCCGCTTTGGTTTTGAAGAGGACAAACTGCCACGCTCTGAAACTATCGCTCTTGGTGCAGGCAGCTTAACACCGGTTAAACTGGCTCAGGGCTATTCTGTATTTGCTAACGGTGGTTACTATATCGAGCCTTACTATATTGACCATGTGGAAACCCCGTTTGGTGAGCTGGAATACCAGTCCAACCCTATGGTTATCTGTCGTGAAAACTGCCCGGAAACAGAGCTGCCAAGTCTGGAACTGCCTGTGGAAGAGGTGGCAGAGCCTGAGCCGGAAAAAACCTATAAGTTCGACACTGAACTGGCTGAAAACGAAGCCGATGTTGCTGAGCCTTCATTGTCAGAAGACACTGACGCAAATAGTGAGTTCGCACTTCGCTATGCGCCTCAGGTGATTTCCGAGCAGACTGCATTCCTGGTAAAAGAGATGCTTTACAGCAACGTCTGGGGTGGCGGTAACTGGTCTGCCGGTACGGGCTGGAACGGTACGGGCTGGCGTGCGCAGAAGCTGAAACGTCGCGATATCGGTGGTAAAACAGGTACAACCAACGACTCAAAAGATACCTGGTACAACGGCTATGGTCCGGGAATTGTGGCAACGGTCTGGGTTGGTTTTGATACTCACGACCGTAAACTTGGCCGCACCAGCAAAAACGCTAACCTGTCTAAAGATGAACAGCATCCAGGTGGCGAAGCTGGTGCGAAAACCGCTCAGCCGGCATGGGTCGACTTTATGAGAGTGGCTATGGAAAACGTCCCGGAGCAAAAGAAGGTTGTTCCGAATGATATTGTCAGAGTAAGAATAGACAGCGAAACCGGCCTTCTTACCCGCAAGTCAGGAAGCAGCACAATGTTTGAATACTTCCGCAGGGGCACAGAGCCGAAGGAGTTTAGTGAAGACAGTACAGGCGATGACCTGAATCTCTACTCCAATGGCGGAGACGCTGGCGAAGAGTCGCTGTTCTAATGTAAAAAAGAGGGCATCAAGTTGATGCCCTCTTTTTTATCCTTGTTTTTCTTGCCTGTTAAAGTTCAACATAACCGGCAATAACCTTAGCCAGTGCTTCAAATCGCTTTCTCAGCGGAGAGCCGGGGCGGTATGCCAGTACAATCTTCCTGGACGGAACCGGTTCCATCGCTTCCAGATAACAAACCCCGTCTTTTTTCTTCTCTGCTGGGACAGAAAGCTGAGGAAGCAGTGTCATGCCACTTCCAGCGGCAACCATATTTCTCAGCGTTTCCAGACTGGTTGCCTTAAAGCGCTCATCATCTTTCGCACCGGCAGCAAAGCAGTAACCCAGAGCCTGATCACGCAGACAGTGTCCCTGCCCCAGAGATAGCACGGTTTTGCCGTTTAGCTCATTCATATGAATTTTGTCTTTCTCAGCCCATGGGTGATCGCAGGATACGGCGATACACAAAGGCTCATCGTACAGTTCCAGCTCAATAAAAGGCTCTGTCTCTTCTACAGCGGCAAGTACCAGACAATCCAGCTTCCCCTCTTCCAGTTGGCGAACCAGCTGATGTGTCTGAGCTTCATGCAGGAAAAGTTCAAGATCAGGAAAATCCTCTTTCAGACCGGGAACGATTTTTGGCAGCAGATAAGGGCCAACCGTAGGGATAAAGCCGATATGCAGCGGACCACTCATCTCTTTCCCCTGAAGACTGGCCATTTCAGTAAATGTCTTAATTTCCTTCAGGATCCGCTTTGCCTGCTCAACCATCAGAAGCCCGGACTCGGTAAACAGGACCCGTCTGCTGCTTCTCTCCAGCAGCGGAGCACCAAGCTCATCTTCCAGTTTGCGGATTTGGCCGCTAAGCGTTGGCTGGCTGACAAAACAAGCCTCTGCCGCTTTACGAAAATGCTTATGTTCAGCCAGTGCCACAAGGTATTCAAAGTCACGAATATTCATACTAAATTCCGACCACATAGATATTGACTATCGTTACTATAGTATCAAACGATTAGAGCTATCAACGATTTTTTTTAATAATAGTCCCAACGAAACAGAGATAAGACTTCTACACTAAATTTGAAGCCAGCTGGCTTAACTAAAAGGATAAAGATTATGTTTACATCTAAAGAAGGTCAGGCAGTTCCACAGGTAACTTTCCCAACTCGTCAGGGCGATGCATGGGTTAATGTAACAACAGATGAACTGTTCAAAGACAAAACCGTTATCGTATTCAGCCTTCCGGGCGCATTCACACCGACATGTTCTTCAAGCCATCTGCCGCGTTACAACGAGCTGTTCCCGGTATTTAAGGACCACGGCGTTGATGAAATCCTGTGTGTATCGGTAAACGACACCTTCGTAATGAACGCATGGAAAGACGACCAGGAAGCAGAAAACATCACTTTCATTCCTGATGGTAACGGTGACTTCACTGACGGCATGGGCATGCTGGTTGATAAAGCAGAACTTGGTTTCGGCAAGCGTTCATGGCGCTACAGCATGTTGGTTAAGAACGGCGTGGTAGAAAAAATGTTTATCGAACCAAACGAGCCGGGCGACCCGTTCAAGGTTTCAGACGCTGACACTATGCTTGGTTATGTTGCACCGGAGTACAAAGTGCAGGAATCCATCACGGTTATCTCAAAACCAGGCTGTCCTTTCTGTGCCAAAGCGAAGCAGAACCTGATTGATAACGGCCTTGCATACGAAGAAGTGGTTCTGGGTAAAGATGCAACAACAGTCACTCTGCGCGCAATTACCGGTAAAACAACGGTTCCTCAGGTGTTTATTGGTGGTGAGTATATTGGGGGAAGCGAAGAGCTGGAAGCTTACCTGAATAAGTAATATCTCATTCGGTGCGTAGTTCTGGGAACGGACTGCGTCCTATAGGCCCTGGCCCCTGGGAAATCCCAAGGGTTCAGGGCTAAAAGCTGATTAACCTTCTAAGTTATCCAAAACATTCCAGAACTCCTGACTTAAGAGAACAAAAACCATGAAAAAGATTAACGTTGATGTTGCCGTAATTGGTGGCGGCACAGCCGGGCTAGGCGCTTACCGTGCTGCAAAAGCACATACAGACAATGTAGTAATGATCGAAGGTGGTCCGTACGGAACAACCTGTGCCCGTGTTGGTTGTATGCCTTCTAAGCTTTTAATAGCAGCAGCTGAAAGTGTTCACCAGATCGAAAAAGCACCGGGCTTTGGTGTTTACCCGCAGGGCGATATCCATATCAACGGCCGTGAGGTGATGGACCGCGTAAAGAGAGAACGTGATCGCTTCGTTGGCTTTGTTCTTGAAGGTGTGGATGAGATTCCTGCAGAAGATAAAATTGCCGGTTACGCGAAGTTCATTGATAACAATACGCTGATTGTTGATGATCATACTGAAATCTCGGCAGAGCGTATTGTTATTGCTACCGGATCCCGCCCTGCCTATCCGGCGGTTTGGAATGAGCTTGGCGATCGTCTGATTATCAACGACGATGTTTTTGAGTGGGATGACCTGCCGGAGTCCGTGGCGGTATTTGGTCCGGGCGTTATTGGTCTTGAGCTTGGTCAGGCACTTCACCGCCTGGGTGTGAAGGTAAAACTCTTTGGTCTTGGTGGCCAGGTTGGCCCACTAACGGATCCGGAAGTGATGGACTATGCAGGTAAAGCCTTCAGCGAAGAGTTCTATCTGGATGCCGATGTAAAAGTGGAAAGCATGAAGCGTAAAGGCGATAAAGTTGAGATCATGTTTATCAATAAACAGGATGAGCTTGAAACCTTTGAAGTGGACTATGTGCTTGCAGCAACAGGCCGCAGACCCAACGTTGATAAACTTGCTATCGAAAACACCAGTATCGAACTGGATGAGCGCGGTGTGCCGGTTGCGGATCACTATACGCTGCAGACATCAGCAGCCAACATCTTTATTGCCGGTGACGCAAGCAACCAGATCCCGCTTCTGCATGAAGCTGCTGATCAGGGACGTATCGCAGGTGATAACGCAGGCCGCTACCCTGATATTAGAGCCGGATTACGCCGCTCAGCGATATCTGCTGTCTTCTCTGACCCGCAGATTGCTATGGTTGGTGAAACCTACCGCCAGATTACACAGCGCCTGGGCACATGTGGCTGTTTTGCAACAGGCGAGGTTTCATTCGAAAACCAGGGCCGCTCCCGTGTCATGCTGCGAAATAAAGGCATACTTCACGTATACGGCGAACAGGGTACAGGCCGGTTCCTTGGTGCTGAAATGATGGGACCAAACGCAGAACACCTTGCGCACCTGCTGGCATGGGCACATCAGAACAAGATGACCATTTCGGAGATGCTGGATATGCCTTTCTACCATCCGGTAATCGAAGAAGGTGTCCGTACAGCGCTTCGCGACCTGAATGCGAAACTGCACTTAGGGCCTGAAATGATTAAGCATTGCCTGGATTGCGGGCCTGGTTGTTAAGCAGCTATCAGCCTGACTCTTACACACAAATACTAAGGTGGCCAAAGAACGGTTCTCCCCCTTGAGTAATAAAGCCTAATTGGTTGATAAAGCTAATAGAAGGGGGAGTTAGAGGGGGTTGGTTATACAAAGATTAACTAAATCGTAGAACCTTAAGCCTCTAAGCAGCAACCCCTCCTAACCTCCCCTTGGATGTAACTTCTTCTAAAAACCAACCTGTTGTGTCTAAGGGGAGGAACTTTTCTCTGCCCCATTAGACTTGCGTATAAGAGTCAGGCTATCAATAGCTTGCCGCCTCTTTAGTTGGGTACAAGCTTTTTTACATTTGGATTCTGTTGTATTGCTGCTCATTTATACCTTAGTGCTCAAAACTGCTGAAAGCTGACGGCTGACAGCTGAAAGCTCAATAAAAAAAGGTTACTCTTAATCACTTCCGCCAAATAAAAACAAAAACATATGCAAGATAAACACGGGCTGCTTACCTCTCCAATATCACTGGTGCTCCGCCAAATGACCGTACCTATGGTTTTTGGCATGGTTGCCATACTGCTGTTTAATCTTGTGGATACCTTCTTCGTTTCTCTGCTGGGCACCCAGGCACTGGCGGCGATCAGCTTTACCTTTCCGGTGACCTTTGCGGTTAACTGTATCACCATGGGAATTGGTGTCGGGTTATCAAGCTGTATCGGCAGGTTGTTGGGGCAAAACGAACATCATGGCGCTGCCAGATTTGCCTCCCACGGAATACTGCTGGCTATTGCATTAATCTCCTTAGCCTCTTTGGCCGGGTTATTAACTGTCGAGCCGCTGTTTCTTTTGCTCGGA is from Vibrio sp. JC009 and encodes:
- a CDS encoding glutathione peroxidase — its product is MFTSKEGQAVPQVTFPTRQGDAWVNVTTDELFKDKTVIVFSLPGAFTPTCSSSHLPRYNELFPVFKDHGVDEILCVSVNDTFVMNAWKDDQEAENITFIPDGNGDFTDGMGMLVDKAELGFGKRSWRYSMLVKNGVVEKMFIEPNEPGDPFKVSDADTMLGYVAPEYKVQESITVISKPGCPFCAKAKQNLIDNGLAYEEVVLGKDATTVTLRAITGKTTVPQVFIGGEYIGGSEELEAYLNK
- the oxyR gene encoding DNA-binding transcriptional regulator OxyR, with translation MNIRDFEYLVALAEHKHFRKAAEACFVSQPTLSGQIRKLEDELGAPLLERSSRRVLFTESGLLMVEQAKRILKEIKTFTEMASLQGKEMSGPLHIGFIPTVGPYLLPKIVPGLKEDFPDLELFLHEAQTHQLVRQLEEGKLDCLVLAAVEETEPFIELELYDEPLCIAVSCDHPWAEKDKIHMNELNGKTVLSLGQGHCLRDQALGYCFAAGAKDDERFKATSLETLRNMVAAGSGMTLLPQLSVPAEKKKDGVCYLEAMEPVPSRKIVLAYRPGSPLRKRFEALAKVIAGYVEL
- a CDS encoding PBP1A family penicillin-binding protein, yielding MKFIKYLLVFSVICIILGVGTIIGFYYYVKPELPDVATLKDVQLQTPMQVYSRDGKLIAQFGEKRRVPVTYDEIPQQLIDALIATEDSRYYSHPGIDPIGIVRAAFVVAISGSAKQGASTITQQLARNFFLSNEKRIMRKIKEIFIAVHIEQLLTKEEILELYINKIFLGYRSYGFGAASQVYFGKELNELTLSQIATLAGMPKAPSTMNPIYSIERATVRRNVVLGRMLSENYITQEEYELAKAEPLDGHYYGAEIQLRAPYIAEIARAWMLERYGEDAYTSGMKIYTTLDSKLQNAAKTATVKNLLSYDERHGYRGAEQEVWTEGKPALSEDEMIKHLRKQPTYGDLRPAIVTGVSEKAARVLIKDIGSAQIEWDGMKWARRFITDEKQGPAPEKASDILTTGEQIWVRHLTKTPVETTYNEEPQFAYTWKLSQVPNANTAFVAMDPESGAVLSMVGGFNFVHSKFNRATQSIRQVGSGIKPFIYSAALDHGMTLASLVNDAPINQWDSSMGTAWRPKNSPPTYVGPARLRIGLAQSKNVMAVRVLRQVGLDETRHYLTRFGFEEDKLPRSETIALGAGSLTPVKLAQGYSVFANGGYYIEPYYIDHVETPFGELEYQSNPMVICRENCPETELPSLELPVEEVAEPEPEKTYKFDTELAENEADVAEPSLSEDTDANSEFALRYAPQVISEQTAFLVKEMLYSNVWGGGNWSAGTGWNGTGWRAQKLKRRDIGGKTGTTNDSKDTWYNGYGPGIVATVWVGFDTHDRKLGRTSKNANLSKDEQHPGGEAGAKTAQPAWVDFMRVAMENVPEQKKVVPNDIVRVRIDSETGLLTRKSGSSTMFEYFRRGTEPKEFSEDSTGDDLNLYSNGGDAGEESLF
- a CDS encoding dihydrolipoyl dehydrogenase; the protein is MKKINVDVAVIGGGTAGLGAYRAAKAHTDNVVMIEGGPYGTTCARVGCMPSKLLIAAAESVHQIEKAPGFGVYPQGDIHINGREVMDRVKRERDRFVGFVLEGVDEIPAEDKIAGYAKFIDNNTLIVDDHTEISAERIVIATGSRPAYPAVWNELGDRLIINDDVFEWDDLPESVAVFGPGVIGLELGQALHRLGVKVKLFGLGGQVGPLTDPEVMDYAGKAFSEEFYLDADVKVESMKRKGDKVEIMFINKQDELETFEVDYVLAATGRRPNVDKLAIENTSIELDERGVPVADHYTLQTSAANIFIAGDASNQIPLLHEAADQGRIAGDNAGRYPDIRAGLRRSAISAVFSDPQIAMVGETYRQITQRLGTCGCFATGEVSFENQGRSRVMLRNKGILHVYGEQGTGRFLGAEMMGPNAEHLAHLLAWAHQNKMTISEMLDMPFYHPVIEEGVRTALRDLNAKLHLGPEMIKHCLDCGPGC